The Monomorium pharaonis isolate MP-MQ-018 chromosome 5, ASM1337386v2, whole genome shotgun sequence genome includes a window with the following:
- the LOC105828966 gene encoding uncharacterized protein LOC105828966 isoform X1 — MSSFLKDSIRREKWRMNCINLREMKGFTPGNSAVLCKYHFAADMWEKLSADGKKKLKNNAVPTIFGDLVQQISTTCSEPTENIDVETILVYTDQTTKDVQIVTPPDKEIAAVSVNILKRVTMFTNGLQQDK; from the exons ATGAGCAGTTTCCTAAAAGATTCTATACGGAGGGAGAAATGGCGTATGAATTGTATAAATCTGAGAGAAATGAAAGGTTTCACTCCTGGAAACTCAGCAGTGTTATGCAAA tATCACTTTGCGGCAGACATGTGGGAGAAGCTTAGCGCAgatggaaaaaagaaattaaaaaataacgctGTACCAACTATCTTTGGCGATTTAGTCCAGCAAATCTCAACAACTTGTAGTg aacctacagaaaatattgatgTAGAAACAATACTGGTTTATACGGATCAAACTACAAAAGATGTACAGATTGTAACTCCCCCAGATAAGGAAATTGCAGCCGTCTCCGTTAATATACTGAAGAGAGTTACGATGTTTACAAATGGATTACAGcaagataaataa
- the LOC105834580 gene encoding protein hunchback: protein MNEYQADRSLSITSNINLFSSESINNMQDILQCPLCVFATSNRSEFTKHLINLCIPKHNSNLKAVLTHLPILKSFLNQDNDNYSPLALTAEYVRYKTGKINESSLRVSRMNQQSNVSKRDKNFRDAKNCKHCNFIASTKMEYWEHMRCHIKGFTCSECSFVTKYKHHMNHHWLSVHDGSKPFKCKKCLYTCVSKSMLSSHLKKHSNIYPYRCADCTFKTKFCNALKKHLQKKEHQPAMVLNADGSPNPFSIIDVYGTKRGPKQKSSARKQEEVKNTITPIYINGDQFDSSISSPLSLHSPIPHYLTVTTINGVKDGHWVNYNDINKNLNQPVATFSYNDLVAAFNLSNHVSYREDATFYENIQKMDCAQSDTLTEYTKILNARNKMPEIFMQNLPVTHFDTTNNISELYTSDSMEATTKSSTFVAIKSQLEYKKTESTDMPLNLSMAEVIRKSQLQFQTLTNTNALKITEIDKHKARAKKLERCMIIKKDKKTEQIKNEYPSDNRLDVHQAQQNDEAVADLCDDVLICHYCEIIFGNVIMFTAHMGCHSFNDPYTCNICGRHCIDKLSFFLHITRSEHEVNVKMLSKIMLHQEKN, encoded by the exons ATGAACGAATATCAAGCTGATCGATCCTTAAGCATTACGtcaaatattaatctattctCAAGCGAAAGTATTAATAACATGCAAGATATTCTACAGTGTCCGTTATGTGTATTCGCTACGTCAAACAG gtCGGAATTCACCAAACACTTAATTAATCTTTGCATACCGAAGCACAATTCCAATCTTAAAGCTGTTCTTACACATTTACCGATCCTTAAATCCTTCTTGAATCAAGATAATGACAATTATTCTCCTCTTGCACTAACGGCAGAATACGTTAGATACAAGACAGGGAAAATCAACGAATCTTCTCTTCGTGTTTCCCGAATGAATCAGCAAAGCAACGTAAGCAAGCGAGATAAAAACTTTCGAGATGCTAAAAATTGCAaacattgcaattttataGCTAGCACAAAGATGGAGTATTGGGAGCACATGCGTTGCCACATTAAAGGTTTTACATGTTCCGAATGCTCTTTTGTTACCAAGTACAAGCATCACATGAATCATCACTGGCTTAGCGTTCACGACGGCTCCAAGCcctttaaatgtaaaaagtgtTTGTACACATGTGTAAGCAAATCGATGCTAAGTAGCCATCTGAAAAAGCACTCGAACATTTATCCGTATAGATGCGCGGACTGTACGTTCAAGACCAAATTCTGCAACGCACTAAAGAAACACTTGCAAAAGAAGGAGCATCAGCCAGCGATGGTACTGAATGCTGATGGCTCACCGAATCCATTCTCCATCATTGACGTATATGGTACGAAACGCGGGCCCAAGCAGAAATCATCTGCTAGAAAGCAGGAAGAAGTAAAGAATACTATTACaccgatttatataaatggCGATCAGTTCGATTCATCAATTTCTTCACCCTTGTCACTTCATTCGCCGATTCCTCATTACTTAACTGTGACCACAATAAATGGAGTAAAGGATGGACATTGGGTAAATTATAATGACATAAATAAGAATCTAAATCAACCTGTTGCAACGTTCTCCTATAACGATTTAGTCGCTGCGTTCAATCTGTCGAATCACGTTTCATATCGCGAAGACGCGACATTCTACgaaaatatacagaaaatgGATTGCGCACAATCCGATACATTAACGGAGTACACAAAGATCTTAAATGCTAGAAACAAAATGCCGGagatatttatgcaaaatttgcCAGTAACTCATTTCGATACAACTAACAACATCAGCGAACTTTATACTTCTGATAGCATGGAAGCCACGACGAAATCCTCAACATTCGTGGCGATAAAATCTCAGTTAGAATATAAGAAGACCGAATCTACAGACATGCCGTTGAATCTCAGCATGGCTGAAGTAATTAGAAAAAGTCAACTTCAGTTTCAGACATTAACAAATACGAATGCACTAAAAATTACCGAAATCGACAAACATAAGGCTAGGGCGAAAAAACTGGAACGTTGCATGATAATAAAGAAGGACAAAAAAAcagagcaaataaaaaatgagtatCCGTCGGACAATAGGCTTGATGTCCATCAAGCACAACAAAATGATGAAGCTGTTGCCGATTTATGCGACGACGTACTTATTTGTCACTATTGCGAGATCATATTTGGCAATGTGATCATGTTTACCGCGCATATGGGTTGTCATAGTTTTAATGATCCTTACACATGTAATATATGTGGTCGTCATTGCATTGATAAACTGTCCTTCTTTCTACATATTACTCGATCAGAACATGaagttaatgtaaaaatgcttagtaaaattatgcttcatcaggaaaaaaattag